Proteins encoded within one genomic window of Calonectris borealis chromosome 1, bCalBor7.hap1.2, whole genome shotgun sequence:
- the TCP11L2 gene encoding T-complex protein 11-like protein 2 isoform X3 gives MPLNDDQNSDSDSSRLSESTASSSDSEYSRQSFNSDSSSKPSSPASASPPKMITFDELMAAARNLTDLTLAHEIAVNANFCIKHEDFPQNSFAGTVKQIVHKAFWDHLELELNEDPPEYEHAIKLFEEIKEILLSFLTPGANRIQNQICEVLDTDLIRQQAEHNAVDIHGLANYIINTMGKLCAPIRDNDIKQLKATDNIVELLRQIFRVLDLMKVDMANYTIQNLRPYLQRNLVDYERTKFQEILEETPSALDLTTEWIKESIEDELSSVSDESSSSHGADSSSKPTISPTLVLNNGYLKLLQWDYRKTIPETLITDEVRLQELREKLNQLKIIACVCLITNNMVGAAIVDVPDFADQLKRISVPLLEGMNKKTFDLKEALNAIGVQICSKVNRSLTERGLPTLNEEMQSNLMGQIAHIVEENNPVSSLIDKRIHFFMRSLLALPSFQKCMPTMPGGLSVIQTEMEFVGSQYASIVNFNKQVYGPFYANILRKLLFPEAPMGKAETETPTN, from the exons ATGCCTCTCAACGATGACCAGAACAGTGATTCAGACTCTTCGCGCCTCTCTGAAAGCACAGCTTCTTCTAGCGACTCTGAATATTCAAGACAGAGCTTTAACAGTGATTCTTCAAGCAAACCCAGTTCCCCAGCGT CAGCAAGCCCTCCCAAGATGATTACATTTGATGAACTGATGGCAGCTGCAAGAAATTTGACAGACTTGACTCTAGCTCATGAAATTGCTGTAAATGCAAATTTTTGCATAAAACATGAAGACTTCCCACAGAACAG CTTTGCAGGCACAGTGAAACAAATTGTACACAAGGCATTTTGGGATCATCTGGAATTGGAACTGAATGAAGATCCTCCGGAATACGAACATGCTATCAAGCTCTTTGAGGAAATTAAGGAG attcttctttccttcctgactCCTGGAGCAAACAGGATTCAAAATCAAATTTGTGAAGTTCTAGATACAGATCTTATAAGACAGCAGGCAGAACATAATGCTGTTGATATTCATGGGCTAGCTAACTATATCATCAACACTATGGGAAAGTTATGTGCTCCAATAAGAGACAACGATATAAAACAGTTAAAAGCAACTGATAATATCGTAGAATTACTGAG GCAAATATTCCGTGTTTTGGACCTGATGAAAGTGGATATGGCTAATTACACAATTCAAAACCTTAGACCATACCTTCAGCGTAATTTGGTGGACTACGAAAGAACAAAATTCCAGGAAATTCTTGAAGAAACACCAA GTGCCCTGGATCTCACAACAGAATGGATAAAGGAATCAATAGAAGATGAATTGTCATCTGTTTCTGATGAATCTTCATCATCCCATGGTGCTGATAGTAGTTCTAAACCAACTATTAGTCCTACACTGGTGCTAAACAACGGCTACTTGAAACTGTTACAATGGGATTATCGCAAAACAATTCCAGAG ACTCTAATAACAGATGAAGTTCGTCTTCAGGAGTTGAGAGAAAAGCTCAATCAATTAAAAATCATAGCTTGTGTTTGTCTCATAACAAACAATATGGTGGGTGCAGCAATTGTAGATGTGCCTGATTTTGCTGATCAACTGAAAAGGATCTCTGTTCCTCTTCTTGAAGGCATGAACAAGAA AACTTTTGATTTGAAGGAGGCTCTGAATGCTATTGGTGTCCAGATTTGCAGCAAAGTGAACAGGTCTCTAACTGAAAGAGGTCTTCCCACTCTTAATGAAGAAATGCAGAGTAATTTAATGGGTCAAATTGCTCATATTGTTGAGGAGAATAATCCCGTCAGTTCCTTGATTG ACAAACGAATCCATTTCTTCATGAGAAGCTTGCTTGCTCTTCCGAGTTTTCAGAAGTGTATGCCTACTATGCCAGGAGGTCTTTCTGTGATTCAGACGGAGATGGAGTTTGTTGGATCTCAGTATGCAAGCATTGTAAACTTTAATAAACAAGTGTATGGACCATTCTATGCAAACATACTTAGAAAACTACTTTTTCCTGAGGCACCAATGGGGAAGGCAGAAACAGAAACACCTACCAATTAA
- the TCP11L2 gene encoding T-complex protein 11-like protein 2 isoform X2: MTRTVIQTLRASLKAQLLLATLNIQDRALTVILQANPVPQRVSLFQPYLHSSPPKMITFDELMAAARNLTDLTLAHEIAVNANFCIKHEDFPQNSFAGTVKQIVHKAFWDHLELELNEDPPEYEHAIKLFEEIKEILLSFLTPGANRIQNQICEVLDTDLIRQQAEHNAVDIHGLANYIINTMGKLCAPIRDNDIKQLKATDNIVELLRQIFRVLDLMKVDMANYTIQNLRPYLQRNLVDYERTKFQEILEETPSALDLTTEWIKESIEDELSSVSDESSSSHGADSSSKPTISPTLVLNNGYLKLLQWDYRKTIPETLITDEVRLQELREKLNQLKIIACVCLITNNMVGAAIVDVPDFADQLKRISVPLLEGMNKKTFDLKEALNAIGVQICSKVNRSLTERGLPTLNEEMQSNLMGQIAHIVEENNPVSSLIDKRIHFFMRSLLALPSFQKCMPTMPGGLSVIQTEMEFVGSQYASIVNFNKQVYGPFYANILRKLLFPEAPMGKAETETPTN; the protein is encoded by the exons ATGACCAGAACAGTGATTCAGACTCTTCGCGCCTCTCTGAAAGCACAGCTTCTTCTAGCGACTCTGAATATTCAAGACAGAGCTTTAACAGTGATTCTTCAAGCAAACCCAGTTCCCCAGCGTGTAAGCCTATTTCAACCTTACTTGCATT CAAGCCCTCCCAAGATGATTACATTTGATGAACTGATGGCAGCTGCAAGAAATTTGACAGACTTGACTCTAGCTCATGAAATTGCTGTAAATGCAAATTTTTGCATAAAACATGAAGACTTCCCACAGAACAG CTTTGCAGGCACAGTGAAACAAATTGTACACAAGGCATTTTGGGATCATCTGGAATTGGAACTGAATGAAGATCCTCCGGAATACGAACATGCTATCAAGCTCTTTGAGGAAATTAAGGAG attcttctttccttcctgactCCTGGAGCAAACAGGATTCAAAATCAAATTTGTGAAGTTCTAGATACAGATCTTATAAGACAGCAGGCAGAACATAATGCTGTTGATATTCATGGGCTAGCTAACTATATCATCAACACTATGGGAAAGTTATGTGCTCCAATAAGAGACAACGATATAAAACAGTTAAAAGCAACTGATAATATCGTAGAATTACTGAG GCAAATATTCCGTGTTTTGGACCTGATGAAAGTGGATATGGCTAATTACACAATTCAAAACCTTAGACCATACCTTCAGCGTAATTTGGTGGACTACGAAAGAACAAAATTCCAGGAAATTCTTGAAGAAACACCAA GTGCCCTGGATCTCACAACAGAATGGATAAAGGAATCAATAGAAGATGAATTGTCATCTGTTTCTGATGAATCTTCATCATCCCATGGTGCTGATAGTAGTTCTAAACCAACTATTAGTCCTACACTGGTGCTAAACAACGGCTACTTGAAACTGTTACAATGGGATTATCGCAAAACAATTCCAGAG ACTCTAATAACAGATGAAGTTCGTCTTCAGGAGTTGAGAGAAAAGCTCAATCAATTAAAAATCATAGCTTGTGTTTGTCTCATAACAAACAATATGGTGGGTGCAGCAATTGTAGATGTGCCTGATTTTGCTGATCAACTGAAAAGGATCTCTGTTCCTCTTCTTGAAGGCATGAACAAGAA AACTTTTGATTTGAAGGAGGCTCTGAATGCTATTGGTGTCCAGATTTGCAGCAAAGTGAACAGGTCTCTAACTGAAAGAGGTCTTCCCACTCTTAATGAAGAAATGCAGAGTAATTTAATGGGTCAAATTGCTCATATTGTTGAGGAGAATAATCCCGTCAGTTCCTTGATTG ACAAACGAATCCATTTCTTCATGAGAAGCTTGCTTGCTCTTCCGAGTTTTCAGAAGTGTATGCCTACTATGCCAGGAGGTCTTTCTGTGATTCAGACGGAGATGGAGTTTGTTGGATCTCAGTATGCAAGCATTGTAAACTTTAATAAACAAGTGTATGGACCATTCTATGCAAACATACTTAGAAAACTACTTTTTCCTGAGGCACCAATGGGGAAGGCAGAAACAGAAACACCTACCAATTAA
- the TCP11L2 gene encoding T-complex protein 11-like protein 2 isoform X4, whose product MPLNDDQNSDSDSSRLSESTASSSDSEYSRQSFNSDSSSKPSSPASSPPKMITFDELMAAARNLTDLTLAHEIAVNANFCIKHEDFPQNSFAGTVKQIVHKAFWDHLELELNEDPPEYEHAIKLFEEIKEILLSFLTPGANRIQNQICEVLDTDLIRQQAEHNAVDIHGLANYIINTMGKLCAPIRDNDIKQLKATDNIVELLRQIFRVLDLMKVDMANYTIQNLRPYLQRNLVDYERTKFQEILEETPSALDLTTEWIKESIEDELSSVSDESSSSHGADSSSKPTISPTLVLNNGYLKLLQWDYRKTIPETLITDEVRLQELREKLNQLKIIACVCLITNNMVGAAIVDVPDFADQLKRISVPLLEGMNKKTFDLKEALNAIGVQICSKVNRSLTERGLPTLNEEMQSNLMGQIAHIVEENNPVSSLIDKRIHFFMRSLLALPSFQKCMPTMPGGLSVIQTEMEFVGSQYASIVNFNKQVYGPFYANILRKLLFPEAPMGKAETETPTN is encoded by the exons ATGCCTCTCAACGATGACCAGAACAGTGATTCAGACTCTTCGCGCCTCTCTGAAAGCACAGCTTCTTCTAGCGACTCTGAATATTCAAGACAGAGCTTTAACAGTGATTCTTCAAGCAAACCCAGTTCCCCAGCGT CAAGCCCTCCCAAGATGATTACATTTGATGAACTGATGGCAGCTGCAAGAAATTTGACAGACTTGACTCTAGCTCATGAAATTGCTGTAAATGCAAATTTTTGCATAAAACATGAAGACTTCCCACAGAACAG CTTTGCAGGCACAGTGAAACAAATTGTACACAAGGCATTTTGGGATCATCTGGAATTGGAACTGAATGAAGATCCTCCGGAATACGAACATGCTATCAAGCTCTTTGAGGAAATTAAGGAG attcttctttccttcctgactCCTGGAGCAAACAGGATTCAAAATCAAATTTGTGAAGTTCTAGATACAGATCTTATAAGACAGCAGGCAGAACATAATGCTGTTGATATTCATGGGCTAGCTAACTATATCATCAACACTATGGGAAAGTTATGTGCTCCAATAAGAGACAACGATATAAAACAGTTAAAAGCAACTGATAATATCGTAGAATTACTGAG GCAAATATTCCGTGTTTTGGACCTGATGAAAGTGGATATGGCTAATTACACAATTCAAAACCTTAGACCATACCTTCAGCGTAATTTGGTGGACTACGAAAGAACAAAATTCCAGGAAATTCTTGAAGAAACACCAA GTGCCCTGGATCTCACAACAGAATGGATAAAGGAATCAATAGAAGATGAATTGTCATCTGTTTCTGATGAATCTTCATCATCCCATGGTGCTGATAGTAGTTCTAAACCAACTATTAGTCCTACACTGGTGCTAAACAACGGCTACTTGAAACTGTTACAATGGGATTATCGCAAAACAATTCCAGAG ACTCTAATAACAGATGAAGTTCGTCTTCAGGAGTTGAGAGAAAAGCTCAATCAATTAAAAATCATAGCTTGTGTTTGTCTCATAACAAACAATATGGTGGGTGCAGCAATTGTAGATGTGCCTGATTTTGCTGATCAACTGAAAAGGATCTCTGTTCCTCTTCTTGAAGGCATGAACAAGAA AACTTTTGATTTGAAGGAGGCTCTGAATGCTATTGGTGTCCAGATTTGCAGCAAAGTGAACAGGTCTCTAACTGAAAGAGGTCTTCCCACTCTTAATGAAGAAATGCAGAGTAATTTAATGGGTCAAATTGCTCATATTGTTGAGGAGAATAATCCCGTCAGTTCCTTGATTG ACAAACGAATCCATTTCTTCATGAGAAGCTTGCTTGCTCTTCCGAGTTTTCAGAAGTGTATGCCTACTATGCCAGGAGGTCTTTCTGTGATTCAGACGGAGATGGAGTTTGTTGGATCTCAGTATGCAAGCATTGTAAACTTTAATAAACAAGTGTATGGACCATTCTATGCAAACATACTTAGAAAACTACTTTTTCCTGAGGCACCAATGGGGAAGGCAGAAACAGAAACACCTACCAATTAA
- the TCP11L2 gene encoding T-complex protein 11-like protein 2 isoform X6: MKQRISLCVEHHQQLHPWGSPCAFLPFKNSSPPKMITFDELMAAARNLTDLTLAHEIAVNANFCIKHEDFPQNSFAGTVKQIVHKAFWDHLELELNEDPPEYEHAIKLFEEIKEILLSFLTPGANRIQNQICEVLDTDLIRQQAEHNAVDIHGLANYIINTMGKLCAPIRDNDIKQLKATDNIVELLRQIFRVLDLMKVDMANYTIQNLRPYLQRNLVDYERTKFQEILEETPSALDLTTEWIKESIEDELSSVSDESSSSHGADSSSKPTISPTLVLNNGYLKLLQWDYRKTIPETLITDEVRLQELREKLNQLKIIACVCLITNNMVGAAIVDVPDFADQLKRISVPLLEGMNKKTFDLKEALNAIGVQICSKVNRSLTERGLPTLNEEMQSNLMGQIAHIVEENNPVSSLIDKRIHFFMRSLLALPSFQKCMPTMPGGLSVIQTEMEFVGSQYASIVNFNKQVYGPFYANILRKLLFPEAPMGKAETETPTN, translated from the exons ATGAAGCAGCGCATCTCCTTGTGTGTTGAACACCACCAGCAGCTGCATCCGTGGGGCTCTCCCTGTGCATTCCTTCCCTTCAAAAACT CAAGCCCTCCCAAGATGATTACATTTGATGAACTGATGGCAGCTGCAAGAAATTTGACAGACTTGACTCTAGCTCATGAAATTGCTGTAAATGCAAATTTTTGCATAAAACATGAAGACTTCCCACAGAACAG CTTTGCAGGCACAGTGAAACAAATTGTACACAAGGCATTTTGGGATCATCTGGAATTGGAACTGAATGAAGATCCTCCGGAATACGAACATGCTATCAAGCTCTTTGAGGAAATTAAGGAG attcttctttccttcctgactCCTGGAGCAAACAGGATTCAAAATCAAATTTGTGAAGTTCTAGATACAGATCTTATAAGACAGCAGGCAGAACATAATGCTGTTGATATTCATGGGCTAGCTAACTATATCATCAACACTATGGGAAAGTTATGTGCTCCAATAAGAGACAACGATATAAAACAGTTAAAAGCAACTGATAATATCGTAGAATTACTGAG GCAAATATTCCGTGTTTTGGACCTGATGAAAGTGGATATGGCTAATTACACAATTCAAAACCTTAGACCATACCTTCAGCGTAATTTGGTGGACTACGAAAGAACAAAATTCCAGGAAATTCTTGAAGAAACACCAA GTGCCCTGGATCTCACAACAGAATGGATAAAGGAATCAATAGAAGATGAATTGTCATCTGTTTCTGATGAATCTTCATCATCCCATGGTGCTGATAGTAGTTCTAAACCAACTATTAGTCCTACACTGGTGCTAAACAACGGCTACTTGAAACTGTTACAATGGGATTATCGCAAAACAATTCCAGAG ACTCTAATAACAGATGAAGTTCGTCTTCAGGAGTTGAGAGAAAAGCTCAATCAATTAAAAATCATAGCTTGTGTTTGTCTCATAACAAACAATATGGTGGGTGCAGCAATTGTAGATGTGCCTGATTTTGCTGATCAACTGAAAAGGATCTCTGTTCCTCTTCTTGAAGGCATGAACAAGAA AACTTTTGATTTGAAGGAGGCTCTGAATGCTATTGGTGTCCAGATTTGCAGCAAAGTGAACAGGTCTCTAACTGAAAGAGGTCTTCCCACTCTTAATGAAGAAATGCAGAGTAATTTAATGGGTCAAATTGCTCATATTGTTGAGGAGAATAATCCCGTCAGTTCCTTGATTG ACAAACGAATCCATTTCTTCATGAGAAGCTTGCTTGCTCTTCCGAGTTTTCAGAAGTGTATGCCTACTATGCCAGGAGGTCTTTCTGTGATTCAGACGGAGATGGAGTTTGTTGGATCTCAGTATGCAAGCATTGTAAACTTTAATAAACAAGTGTATGGACCATTCTATGCAAACATACTTAGAAAACTACTTTTTCCTGAGGCACCAATGGGGAAGGCAGAAACAGAAACACCTACCAATTAA
- the TCP11L2 gene encoding T-complex protein 11-like protein 2 isoform X1: MTRTVIQTLRASLKAQLLLATLNIQDRALTVILQANPVPQRVSLFQPYLHSASPPKMITFDELMAAARNLTDLTLAHEIAVNANFCIKHEDFPQNSFAGTVKQIVHKAFWDHLELELNEDPPEYEHAIKLFEEIKEILLSFLTPGANRIQNQICEVLDTDLIRQQAEHNAVDIHGLANYIINTMGKLCAPIRDNDIKQLKATDNIVELLRQIFRVLDLMKVDMANYTIQNLRPYLQRNLVDYERTKFQEILEETPSALDLTTEWIKESIEDELSSVSDESSSSHGADSSSKPTISPTLVLNNGYLKLLQWDYRKTIPETLITDEVRLQELREKLNQLKIIACVCLITNNMVGAAIVDVPDFADQLKRISVPLLEGMNKKTFDLKEALNAIGVQICSKVNRSLTERGLPTLNEEMQSNLMGQIAHIVEENNPVSSLIDKRIHFFMRSLLALPSFQKCMPTMPGGLSVIQTEMEFVGSQYASIVNFNKQVYGPFYANILRKLLFPEAPMGKAETETPTN; this comes from the exons ATGACCAGAACAGTGATTCAGACTCTTCGCGCCTCTCTGAAAGCACAGCTTCTTCTAGCGACTCTGAATATTCAAGACAGAGCTTTAACAGTGATTCTTCAAGCAAACCCAGTTCCCCAGCGTGTAAGCCTATTTCAACCTTACTTGCATT CAGCAAGCCCTCCCAAGATGATTACATTTGATGAACTGATGGCAGCTGCAAGAAATTTGACAGACTTGACTCTAGCTCATGAAATTGCTGTAAATGCAAATTTTTGCATAAAACATGAAGACTTCCCACAGAACAG CTTTGCAGGCACAGTGAAACAAATTGTACACAAGGCATTTTGGGATCATCTGGAATTGGAACTGAATGAAGATCCTCCGGAATACGAACATGCTATCAAGCTCTTTGAGGAAATTAAGGAG attcttctttccttcctgactCCTGGAGCAAACAGGATTCAAAATCAAATTTGTGAAGTTCTAGATACAGATCTTATAAGACAGCAGGCAGAACATAATGCTGTTGATATTCATGGGCTAGCTAACTATATCATCAACACTATGGGAAAGTTATGTGCTCCAATAAGAGACAACGATATAAAACAGTTAAAAGCAACTGATAATATCGTAGAATTACTGAG GCAAATATTCCGTGTTTTGGACCTGATGAAAGTGGATATGGCTAATTACACAATTCAAAACCTTAGACCATACCTTCAGCGTAATTTGGTGGACTACGAAAGAACAAAATTCCAGGAAATTCTTGAAGAAACACCAA GTGCCCTGGATCTCACAACAGAATGGATAAAGGAATCAATAGAAGATGAATTGTCATCTGTTTCTGATGAATCTTCATCATCCCATGGTGCTGATAGTAGTTCTAAACCAACTATTAGTCCTACACTGGTGCTAAACAACGGCTACTTGAAACTGTTACAATGGGATTATCGCAAAACAATTCCAGAG ACTCTAATAACAGATGAAGTTCGTCTTCAGGAGTTGAGAGAAAAGCTCAATCAATTAAAAATCATAGCTTGTGTTTGTCTCATAACAAACAATATGGTGGGTGCAGCAATTGTAGATGTGCCTGATTTTGCTGATCAACTGAAAAGGATCTCTGTTCCTCTTCTTGAAGGCATGAACAAGAA AACTTTTGATTTGAAGGAGGCTCTGAATGCTATTGGTGTCCAGATTTGCAGCAAAGTGAACAGGTCTCTAACTGAAAGAGGTCTTCCCACTCTTAATGAAGAAATGCAGAGTAATTTAATGGGTCAAATTGCTCATATTGTTGAGGAGAATAATCCCGTCAGTTCCTTGATTG ACAAACGAATCCATTTCTTCATGAGAAGCTTGCTTGCTCTTCCGAGTTTTCAGAAGTGTATGCCTACTATGCCAGGAGGTCTTTCTGTGATTCAGACGGAGATGGAGTTTGTTGGATCTCAGTATGCAAGCATTGTAAACTTTAATAAACAAGTGTATGGACCATTCTATGCAAACATACTTAGAAAACTACTTTTTCCTGAGGCACCAATGGGGAAGGCAGAAACAGAAACACCTACCAATTAA
- the TCP11L2 gene encoding T-complex protein 11-like protein 2 isoform X5: protein MKQRISLCVEHHQQLHPWGSPCAFLPFKNSASPPKMITFDELMAAARNLTDLTLAHEIAVNANFCIKHEDFPQNSFAGTVKQIVHKAFWDHLELELNEDPPEYEHAIKLFEEIKEILLSFLTPGANRIQNQICEVLDTDLIRQQAEHNAVDIHGLANYIINTMGKLCAPIRDNDIKQLKATDNIVELLRQIFRVLDLMKVDMANYTIQNLRPYLQRNLVDYERTKFQEILEETPSALDLTTEWIKESIEDELSSVSDESSSSHGADSSSKPTISPTLVLNNGYLKLLQWDYRKTIPETLITDEVRLQELREKLNQLKIIACVCLITNNMVGAAIVDVPDFADQLKRISVPLLEGMNKKTFDLKEALNAIGVQICSKVNRSLTERGLPTLNEEMQSNLMGQIAHIVEENNPVSSLIDKRIHFFMRSLLALPSFQKCMPTMPGGLSVIQTEMEFVGSQYASIVNFNKQVYGPFYANILRKLLFPEAPMGKAETETPTN from the exons ATGAAGCAGCGCATCTCCTTGTGTGTTGAACACCACCAGCAGCTGCATCCGTGGGGCTCTCCCTGTGCATTCCTTCCCTTCAAAAACT CAGCAAGCCCTCCCAAGATGATTACATTTGATGAACTGATGGCAGCTGCAAGAAATTTGACAGACTTGACTCTAGCTCATGAAATTGCTGTAAATGCAAATTTTTGCATAAAACATGAAGACTTCCCACAGAACAG CTTTGCAGGCACAGTGAAACAAATTGTACACAAGGCATTTTGGGATCATCTGGAATTGGAACTGAATGAAGATCCTCCGGAATACGAACATGCTATCAAGCTCTTTGAGGAAATTAAGGAG attcttctttccttcctgactCCTGGAGCAAACAGGATTCAAAATCAAATTTGTGAAGTTCTAGATACAGATCTTATAAGACAGCAGGCAGAACATAATGCTGTTGATATTCATGGGCTAGCTAACTATATCATCAACACTATGGGAAAGTTATGTGCTCCAATAAGAGACAACGATATAAAACAGTTAAAAGCAACTGATAATATCGTAGAATTACTGAG GCAAATATTCCGTGTTTTGGACCTGATGAAAGTGGATATGGCTAATTACACAATTCAAAACCTTAGACCATACCTTCAGCGTAATTTGGTGGACTACGAAAGAACAAAATTCCAGGAAATTCTTGAAGAAACACCAA GTGCCCTGGATCTCACAACAGAATGGATAAAGGAATCAATAGAAGATGAATTGTCATCTGTTTCTGATGAATCTTCATCATCCCATGGTGCTGATAGTAGTTCTAAACCAACTATTAGTCCTACACTGGTGCTAAACAACGGCTACTTGAAACTGTTACAATGGGATTATCGCAAAACAATTCCAGAG ACTCTAATAACAGATGAAGTTCGTCTTCAGGAGTTGAGAGAAAAGCTCAATCAATTAAAAATCATAGCTTGTGTTTGTCTCATAACAAACAATATGGTGGGTGCAGCAATTGTAGATGTGCCTGATTTTGCTGATCAACTGAAAAGGATCTCTGTTCCTCTTCTTGAAGGCATGAACAAGAA AACTTTTGATTTGAAGGAGGCTCTGAATGCTATTGGTGTCCAGATTTGCAGCAAAGTGAACAGGTCTCTAACTGAAAGAGGTCTTCCCACTCTTAATGAAGAAATGCAGAGTAATTTAATGGGTCAAATTGCTCATATTGTTGAGGAGAATAATCCCGTCAGTTCCTTGATTG ACAAACGAATCCATTTCTTCATGAGAAGCTTGCTTGCTCTTCCGAGTTTTCAGAAGTGTATGCCTACTATGCCAGGAGGTCTTTCTGTGATTCAGACGGAGATGGAGTTTGTTGGATCTCAGTATGCAAGCATTGTAAACTTTAATAAACAAGTGTATGGACCATTCTATGCAAACATACTTAGAAAACTACTTTTTCCTGAGGCACCAATGGGGAAGGCAGAAACAGAAACACCTACCAATTAA
- the CKAP4 gene encoding cytoskeleton-associated protein 4: MSAAKHRGPKGGSPPAAAAANERGAQPGGAEEAAAAKKPAAAAHGRGGRAAAGGGGGRSGAGPRRGWALLLGAAVVLGAALPAGWYVRQLREEVGRSTREREASGRQRQELAATLDAVVQKVRSLQATFGEFESMMKIAQQKQEVTEKAVKQGESEINRISEVLQKLQNEILKDLSDGIHMVKDARERDFTSLENTVEERLTELTKSINDNIAVFTEVQQRSQDEINNMKVKVDSLEEADVYKHEIKVLKDAFDEMQASMKTKEKDIETLKSTIDSMESDVYTEVKELVNLKQEHEKFKEAADTEHLSLKALQEKVLRAEDSIMQLPSDIKRLDEDLLQVKADLNKWEENELFRKALETFGKNSEGLESRLRHIEDSLESLTSVAAQNSEKLQSFLSKEAEYENKLSALEQSVTALQGISDMDVTSVTDVLKNLGESQTSLYNDVENLRRSISDLPSSGALQDVQKQISILLDQGNLQTSQAHAQGYLEKFSSVEGSVDELRSSVSQVDSDLKMIRTAVDSLVSYSVKIENNENNLESVKSSIDDLRNDLERLFVKVEKIHEKV, encoded by the exons ATGTCGGCCGCCAAGCACCGGGGCCCTAAGGGGggcagcccgcccgccgccgccgccgccaacgAGCGGGGCGCGCAGCCCGGCGGCgccgaggaggcggcggcggcgaagaagccagcggcggcggcgcacggccggggcggcagggccgccgcggggggcggggggggccgctccGGCGCTGGCCCCCGCCGTGGCTGGGCGCTGCTGCTGGGCGCCGCGGTGGTGCTgggcgccgcgctgcccgccggctgGTACGTGCGGCAGCTGCGGGAGGAGGTCGGGCGGAGCACCCGGGAGAGGGAGGCCTCCGGCCGGCAGCGGCAGGAGCTAGCCGCCACCCTGGACGCCGTGGTGCAGAAG GTGCGTTCCCTTCAAGCCACATTTGGAGAATTTGAATCCATGATGAAAATTGCTCAGCAGAAGCAGGAGGTTACTGAGAAGGCTGTTAAACAAGGGGAGAGTGAAATAAATCGGATCAGTGAAGTGCTTCAGAAGctgcaaaatgaaattttgaaagacTTGTCTGATGGCATCCACATGGTGAAGGATGCAAGGGAACGAGACTTCACATCTCTGGAAAACACAGTGGAGGAGAGACTAACAGAGCTAACCAAGTCTATAAATGATAACATTGCTGTATTCACTGAAGTCCAGCAAAGGAGCCAAGATGAAATCAACAATATGAAAGTAAAGGTTGATTCACTAGAAGAGGCAGATGTGTATAAACATGAAATTAAGGTGCTAAAAGATGCTTTTGATGAGATGCAAGCATCcatgaaaaccaaagaaaaggacATAGAGACCTTGAAGAGTACAATAGACTCCATGGAGTCTGATGTGTATACTGAAGTGAAGGAGCTAGTCAACCTCAAACAAGAACATGAGAAATTCAAAGAGGCTGCGGACACTGAACACCTTTCCTTAAAAGCTTTACAAGAGAAAGTTCTGAGAGCTGAGGATTCTATTATGCAGCTCCCTAGTGACATTAAAAGACTCGATGAAGATTTACTGCAAGTTAAAGCCGACCTcaacaaatgggaagaaaatgaactcttcaGAAAAGCATTAGAAACTTTTGGGAAGAACAGTGAAGGACTGGAGTCTCGATTGAGGCACATAGAAGACAGCCTGGAGTCTCTAACTTCTGTTGCTGCTCAAAACAGTGAAAAGTTGCAATCTTTCCTTTCTAAGGAGGCAGAATATGAGAATAAGCTCAGTGCCCTAGAACAAAGCGTTACTGCTCTTCAGGGGATCTCGGATATGGACGTAACTTCAGTCACAGATGTTCTGAAAAATCTTGGTGAATCACAGACCTCGCTGTACAATGATGTGGAAAACTTGAGGAGAAGCATCAGTGACCTGCCATCCTCCGGTGCTCTTCAGGATGTCCAGAAGCAAATTAGTATTTTGTTGGATCAAGGAAATCTTCAGACCAGTCAAGCACATGCTCAAGGTTAtcttgaaaaattttcttctgtGGAAGGCTCTGTAGATGAACTGAGATCTTCTGTCAGCCAGGTTGATTCCGATTTGAAAATGATAAGAACTGCAGTGGATAGTTTAGTCTCCTACTCAGtgaaaattgaaaataatgaGAACAACTTGGAGTCTGTGAAGAGCTCAATAGATGACCTGAGGAATGATCTGGAAAGGCTGTTTGTGAAAGTAGAAAAAATTCATGAAAAAGTTTAG